The nucleotide window GGTTCCACAAGTACTTCCAGTATATACACACGCATTTGTAACAAAGACTTACAAATCTTTCAAGCAATTACTCTTTACCAAGACTAGTAAAAATCACAAACCCTGTTTTATACACGAGACAGCTCACCTCAGTACAATCAGAAAAGTTGCTTAAATCTGTCTCTGCCACCATCCCCAGGCAGTATTCAATATAACTGCTACTCAAAACCATTTACCTCTGCAACGGACTGAAGGCTTCGAGCAAACTTTAGCTGGTTAACACCATGATGGACAGGCTTGCCGTAAGTTGCACCCTTAGGAACTGGGCGTTTTCGGCCACCACGGCGAACACGAATCCTATATATAACGTAacctacacacaaacacacacacaattagtgATTTTATAGGAAGCCATAAGGCTTAAGACTCAATGGCTTGTCACTAATACTCCACCAAAAATACTTCAACAGTAAGTTAATGctatcaaatggaaaaaaataaaacacatcccAGTCTTCTTCAATGTACCTTAGGCTACTCACACAGGGAGGCACACTGTTTATTCTGCTGTAGTCTGAACTCATTCAGATTTGTAACCTTTGACACACTTGCCACTTTAGACAGTGCATACAGTAATTGATCAGTGTTGCTAGCTCTATTCTGCCAAAGCCCTATGCGAAGACAGACACTGGGGCAGCAGTGTCTTCCTAACAGCTGGTTTCCAACTTTTCTCGAATATAATTTTATCCAAGCATCCACGCAGTCGATCACGTACCTTGCTTGGCCTTGTAGCCCAGTCGGCGCGCTTTATCAGGCCGGGTGGGGCGGGGAGCCCTGTGGAGAGCAGAGAGCTGGCGGTACTGCCAGCAGCGGACCCTCAGAAGAAAGCGCATGACATCAGACTGCTTCTTTCTCCATAGCTCCTGGATGTACTTGTATGCACCCATCTTGGCTTACCTGTGAAATCAAACTGTGTATTAAATATCATCCGCTTGAAGTACAAAAGACGACTGTACCCGTCCATCTTAGTTCCCCAACAAGCACAAGGAAACCTCCGGGAATGAAAATGGCTCTGCACCAACTACCGGGGACAGCTAGCCCAACCCCCACCACGGCGCCCACGGAGCCGCGTTCAGTCACCTCCGCAACCCTAGCGCAGAGCGGTGCTCGGCACGTTTTGGTGGGGCGAATGAACAGAACCAGAGCTGAGCACCAAGGGGGCGGGCGGCTGCGGCAGGCGGCGTCCCCAACGGGGACCTGAAAGGAGATGCCGCTGACACCACAGGGCAAGGTACTGCTGCGGCCGCCGAGGATTAACTCTCGAGAAAAATGCATCTACCCCACCCAACCAGCAGCCTCACTTTAGGCTGCCTTGTCCCGGGCGCCCCATTCGTCAGCCCCACGCCTCCTCCAGTATCCGGGCCCAGCTCGAATTCGCGCCGCCATCACATCTTCGCTCAACCCGCCCCGGGGGCCGCCTCTCCACCCCTTTGCTGTCCCGCATCCTGACCAAACTCTGGCCGCACAGGAGGGAGACCTATCTCGGAGGACGCAGCTTCCCCGGGCCTGGATGGCTGAAGAGGAAGACGATCAAAGGCGGATGGAAGAGCAAAGATCCTCAACGCAGCCTACCTGATGGCCGCCGCCAGACGGAAAGGAAAGAACTGTACTCCCACAATGCCTTTTGGGctcctcccccacctcagccAACCTCTTTCCGGTGGACAGCTGCGGCCTCCCAGAGCGTCATGGGACATGTAGTTCCGGCATCGCGCCTGGTGGGCGGAGTTCTGCCGAGGGGGGCGCAGAGGCCCCTATTGTCCCGCCCCCTGCTCCGCGAGATTCGAGCCTGAGCGGCCTGGGCGTCTCGAGGGGTGAGAGAGTTGGCGGCGAGGTCTCGGCGGGTAAGCGAGCGTCGGCGACTGTCTCTCCGCGAGAGGAGGCAAGTTGGGGTCCAGGCTCCAAAGCCGGTGGCCGCGTACCGCGGTGGAGCCGCTGTCGTTGAGGTCTGAGGAGAGAACAGGTTTGTTTCACTCACCGCGGGCTCTCCCCCTGCGGAGTCTCTGCGTCTCCGCGTCTCCGCGCTGCGCTGTCCCTCTCTGGCCACCGCACGACGGGCGCAGAAATCTGGGCCCCAGCGCTGCGCTGAGAGATCCCCCGACGCTTCCCCAGCCCCCCAGGGAGGCCTTCGCGGAGTCGAGGCGTCGCGGGTCGGGGCGCTCGCTGTGTCCCTTCAGCTCCAGACTGCGTGAAGCTCCTCCAGCAGGCCCCAGCGCCCAGGGATTTTGTCCTAAAAAAGGGTCATGGAGTGGGTGGATTGCGGGCGGCTCGGCGCTTTTTCTGCATACGGATTTCGTCCCAAATTTGCTAACATGAGAACCACagtttttcagaaaagcaaaatgtTTATTTGCCAAGACCTGTTTGGCAGGTGTAAATGTTTTAGGGAAGAAATACCGAGAAAATGCTGGCATTTTGCGTTgcgggttttttttgtttttaattgagaaataggttactggcttattttgcttctccagaatattttcatttggCTTTAATTTAAGTCATGTGGCTTTAATTTCCTTCCAGATTATGCGTTCAGATGTGGCAAAGGCTTAAGAGAATCATTATCTCTTAATCGTAGCGGTTTTGATTATCTTTTTTCCTacatcatatttttctttctttttaaatcacagCTTTACGTTTTTAAGAGTCTCCATCTGGTTCATTGATtgattcaacaattatttattaagtgtctaatatgtgccaggcatagtTGCTGGGGTTGCAGCAGCAAACAACGCAGAATTTTTGGCCTTCTTGGAAACGGGCAGTAAGCAGAAGTAAGCTGTGTATTTTGTTTGGTGGTAAATGCTAAGGAAAAAAGATAAGGGGAGGAAATTGATGAGGGAGTGTTAGCGTGTGAGGATTgcaatttgggatggaatgtcCAGGTTAAGTCTTTTAGAGAAGATAACATTTAAGAAAGGACCTCAAGGATAGGAGTCTGGGAGTAAGAGTAGGGGTCTgattcaggcagagggaaaagagCCATGACTGGAGCATGCAAGATTAATAGAGGAACAGCAGGGAAGCAGTGTGGCTGAAATTCGTAATAGGGGAAAGTGGGAAATGACGTCAGAGAGGTGAACGTTCTTACATGGACTTTGGATTTCATTGGAAGATTTTGAACAGAAGGATGACTTCATATGgcgtacattttaaaaagataacttgGATTGCTCCTTTTGAGgctaaaaggagagaaaaaatggaagcagagagactACTTAGGAAATTGTGTTAGTCTTCCATTGCTCCTGTAACAAATTTCAGCAACTTTGTTGTACACAATACAAATTTATCGTCTTTTAGTTTGTACATCAGACTAGGTCTGTAAATCTGTAAATATCACCAGGCTAAAACCAAAGTCAgtagggctgtgttccttctggaggtaCTAGGGGAGAATACATTTATTTCCTTGGCTTTTCCACCTTATGAAGCCTGCCTGAATTCCTTGACTCCTGACTGCTTCCTTCATCTTCACAGCCAGCAAAAGAGCATCTTCCAATCATACCTTCTGTCCTCTCCAGCACTCCTGTGtctctcttataaagacacttgtgattacattgggcccacctagATAATTCAGGATAATATCTTCATATGGAAGTTCTTAATTTAATCACCCCCGCAAAATTCTTGTATGAGTATGTAAAGTAACATATTAACAGGTTTGGGGGATTACGATGTCTTTGAGAGACCAGGTGAGAGAACATGGTGCCTCACCCAGACCACTTCAGTAGTGATGAAAATGGTAAGTAGTGCAGCCATGTATGTATTTCAAAGGTGAGGATGACTAAAAAGTTGAATGCGCTATTGTAGGTATACTGCCTATGGACATAGTCCTGCTCCTAAAGgagcagtaaaaataaaaaagttggatgaatcatttggaaaaaaaattctagtagTGTGAATAATCACTGCTAATTTATCAATCACATTTGCAGTTTTGTTTCTcaatttgtttctgtttctcagttAACAGTTTTACATTGTTTCTCaatttacatttacattgtttctcAATTTCTCAGTTAACAGTTTTACAAAATTTGGATTTGTGTTTCCAATTGATTTTGAGATTCCTGAGGACAAGGGATGATTTCTGTTTTTGCCCCCTAGTTTGTCCCTGATGGCTGGCATGATGGTAGGCCCTCAGTAAATGTttggtaaatgaataaaagaatggtaAGCTAGAATCttcttattacattttattttgtgcaATACTGTGTGCAAAACctgttgaatatatttttatgtatgtaaatatattcatatatgggTAAGTGAAAGTATTCCACACTATACATAATGTTGACATAAGTAAATACACAGTGTAGGTGGTTTCCCTACATGACAGTATTTTTAGAGATTTATAATATCTCTCCTATGATGTTAACAGTGTTTTGGTATTGTTTTTCTGGTTGCATCAGAAAGTTGTGttttacttataaaaatagaatgaccCACTTACATAGAAGAACAGAAGCACTAACAGTTTTGGGGAGCTGTTTCTGATGCCTCTTCAAAGAGAATGTTGACAAAGCATTTCACAGGAATGGACCAGGTCACATatttattctctgtttttttttttagcctcaaGTTGGAGAGAGGAAGTTGTATTTATTCTCTAGCAACATTATTGATTAGCCTGGAAAGTAAAGCAATAAGTACTTAAGACTGCCCTGAATCTTGCCTATTAAGCACATTCTCTTAGTAATTTACATCAGATGAGGTTTAATAGGTCACAGATTGAATTTTATTGCCCAGTTTCTTAGGGTAGGGATGTGACAAGTAGTTGTAACTACTGCTTTTTGTGTTCACCTCAGTGTTGATGTATTCTCTAGATAAGCAACTTCTAATATCATGgcatcacagtgttgaacctaaaGGTGACCCATGTACTACAGAGCCTTTCAAATTCTTGAAACCTAGGTTTAAGTAAGAGGCTTGGTTATCCCAAGATCGGTTCATCTGATTCATTGCCCATTCAGGATACTGCAGATGACCACCTTTGTATATTTCGCAGGAAGTGGTGTACATTTATTGTGTTTGGGaattattacataattataagTGCTTTAAGAACCAAACTTttagtagtttttatttgtaaatctgAAAATATCTAAGCATGAGAACCACTTATTTGTAATGTGAGTTCCTGCCATAGTGatcatatatagaaaataaagtatttttgtgtatgtgttatttattcaaaatgttaattattttttaaagaattattaactTTATAATTGATGGTAGCAAGGCACTCATCTGCTTTATGTAGTAGTAGTATTTCCTATTTGGAAGGCAACCAGGAACCTAGGATATTTCAGCCATGCTTTGATTAATTACActtatcttttcatctttgttttctttttgatagtgttaaatatttaatgaggTCTGTTCTGTCTTATCTCTTCGCTTTCCTTccaaaaaatgcttaaaattctTAGCTAGTGTTTTGAGCTACTTTTATTCAGTTACTTTTACTGTTTGCCCAAGGTGAAGACTTCTTTGGTAATATCAGAATGAACTCCCCAATTtattaatatacacacacaatacaaAACAATGTATAATTTTTAGCAAACGTTGTCTGTTAATCCTATTATCCTGATAATTATATTATCAATGAGTGATCAAAGTACATTTGTAgtgtactactttttttttttttttgagacggggtcttgctctgttgcccaggctggagtgcagtggcatgatctcggctcactgcaagccccacctaattttttgtatttttagtggagacggtttcaccttgttagccaggatggttttgatctgctgacctcgtgatccacccgtctcggcctcccaaagtgctgggattatgggcatgagccactgcgcccgacgtatgtgccacattttcttaatccagtctatcattgatggacatttgggttggttcctagtctttgctattgtgaatagtgccccaataaacatacgtgtgcatgtgtccttatagcagcatgatttatagtcctttgggtatgtacccagtaatgggattactgggtcaaatggtatttctagttctagatccttgagaaattgccacactgtcttccacaatggctgagctagtttacagtcccaccaacagtgtaaaagtgttcctgtttctccacatcctctccagtacctgttgtttcctgactttttaatgataaccattctaattggtgtgagatgttatctggtggttttgatttgcatttctctgatggccagtgatgataagcattttttcatgtgtctgttggctgcataaatgtcttcttttgagaagtgtttgttcatatcctttgcctactttttgatggggttgtttgtttttttcttgtaaatttgtttaagttctttgtggattctggatatcagccctttgtcagatgagtagattgcaaaaatctcccattctgtaggttgcctgttgactctgatggtagtttcttttgctctgcagaagctctttagtttaattagatcccattcgtctattttggcttttgttgccattgcttttggtgttttagttatcaAGTCCTGTGCATGGGCAATTTTTCTGGTGTTGTCTATTCTTCCTCAAAAAGAAGTATGATTAAGAAAGCCCACGTgacagccaggcgcggtagctcatgcctgtaatcgtagcattttggggggccaaggcaggcggatcacttgaggtcaggagtttgagaccatcctggccaacatagtgaaaccttgtctctactgaaaatacaaaaatttccccgggcatggtggcaggcacctgtaatcctagctactcgagagattgaggcaggagaatcgcttgccctcgggaagcggaggttgcagtgaacctagatctcatcactgcactccagcctgagtgacagagctagaccctgtctcaaaaaaaaaaaaaaaaaaaaaaaaaaaaaagcccacgtAACTACCAAAATCCAGTTTCTTCCCTTCCTGAGAAAAGACTGACATAAACATTCATGTGTCTTTGAAAAATCGTGtccattttctaaaaattttatccTCATGCCTCCTTAAATTTttacttaaatgtttatttttccggGTAAATATTCATGAGTAGGCAGCCTCTTTCAAGGATTTAAGAGTCTGTTGGATTGCTATAATCAGTATTGAAAtattcttcatataaaatgtatttattctttttgaaaacaAAGATGTATTCATACCTatctatgtgtgttttttttgagatggagtctagctctttcacccaggctggagtgaagtggcacaatcttggctcagtgcaacctctgccccctgggttcaagtgattctcctgcctcagcctcccaagtagctgggattacaggcgagtgccaccacacctcgctaattttgtatttttagtagagatggggtttcaccatggtggccaggctggtcctgaactcttgacctcaggtgatccacccaccttggcctcccaaagtggtaggattacaggcatgagccactgtgcctggcctatattcttatatttatctTCATTGTCTCTGTGAGATATATAAGAAACTGATAATGCTTATTGCTCTAAGGGAGCAAATGGGAGACTGGGGAATGGGGTTTGGAAGGCTATACCTTATTGTGTATCtccttttctgtatttgaaaATTTCCCCTGTGCATGTGTTACCTATTAAAttgaaatactgaaagaaaaagaaatggttaaTTTCAACAGTATACAATTTAAAAGACCTTCCATTCTCTCCACAGTGATATCTTGAGAGAAGATGGGAAAGGGCTGCAAGGTTGTGGTTTGTGGATTGTTATCTGTGGGGAAAACTGCAATTTTGGAGCAGCTCCTTTATGGAAATCATACTATTGGTAAGATTGTTTTTCTCTAGTTTGTCTCTGGGTTCTGGGAGCTGTCAGGGGTCTTTTGTTGGTCATGCTAAACTAAAGGTGGTTGATGGTACATAAAGGGGAGGTATAATCCAGAGGGACCAAAAGAGATTAAGAGGTAAgaaaagaggagggaaaaaagTCTTAGTGTTATTGAAATTCAAGAGTGCCTGCTGTAAGTTATCACAGGTAAGGAAAGAAATGGCCAATATAGCTAGATCAATATGGATATATATTCGTTTGTATATATGTGgttttctgtgtatttacatAATGAATGGTGGTCTACAAATCATAGAATCACTGATTAAGAAAACATGACTttccactgggcatggtggctcaggcctgtaatcccagcactttgggaggccaaggcaggcggatcacctgatgtcaggagttcaagaccagcctggccaacatggtgaaacctgtctactaaaaatacaacattagccaggcctagtagcaggtggctgtaatcctgctacttgaggggctgaggcaggagaatctcttgaacctgggaggccgaggttgcagtgagccaagatggtgttactacactccagcctgagctacagagcgagactctgtcttaagaaaaaaaaaaaggccgagcgcggtggctcacgcctgtaatccaagcgctttgggaggctgaggcaggcggatcacgaggtcaagagatcaagaccttcctgaacaacatggtgaaaccccgtctctactaaaaatacaaaaattagctgggtgtggtggtgcacgcctgtagtcccagctactcaggaggctgaggtaggagaattgcttgaactcaagaggcagaggtgcagtgagccgagatcgcaccactgcactccagcctggcgacagagcgagactccatctcaaaaaaaaaaaaaagaaaacacaactttCCAGAGCTGctttatatagatttttaaaaatggaagaaacagCCGTTTGGTTAGTATGACTTAATTTTGTGAATTGGGCtacctcattcatttattcattcactgagtcaaataattatttattaatatttggtaTATGATACATGTAATCAGGCCTTGGGTTACAGAGGTGAAGATAGCATCTCTGGAGGTCATGGCTTAGTAAGGAAGATAGATATCACAGGTTAGAATGAAATAACGTTTGTGTTGGATAATAGAGATCATCAAAGCATTTATTTTTGGCAAGTAACTTAAAgcacatttctgtttttctgagatggagtctcactctatctcccaggcttgagtgcagtggtgcaatctcggctcactgcaacttccgcctcccaggttcatccaattctcctgtctcagcctcctgagtagctgggactacgggtgcatgccaccacgtctggctaatttttgtatttttattttagtagagacggggttgcaccatgttggccaggctggtctcgaactcctgacctcaaatgatccgcccacctcggcctcccaaagtgctgggattacaggcatgagccactgcgcctggctcacatttctgtttttcattaacCATTTCGATGTGCTCTGCTTCTCTTCTAGCtttctaaaataatgtttaacaATTGTGGTTAAATTCATATTTAGTGTTTATTATAATACCTGTGTCAGTAGTTCTCAAATTTTTCGGTTTCAGAATCCTTTTGCCCTGTGAAAACTTACTGAGGACCCCAAACAACTTTTGTTTATGTGGGCTATATCTTCGAACATTTactgtattagaaattaaaactgtggccaggcgtgatggctcacagtTTTCTCTAGTTTGTCTCTAGGTTCTGGGAGCTGTCAGGCGTCTTTTGTTGGTCATGCTAAACTAAAGGTGGTTGATGGTACATAAAGGGGAGGTATAATCCAGAGGGACCAAAAGAGATTAAGAGGTAAgaactctcagcactttgggaggccaaggtgggaagatcagttgggctcaggagtttgagactagcctgagacctcatctccactaaaaacaaaagaaaacaaaaaaacaaaaaaaagaaaaaagaaaaaaaaaaaaagaaagaaattatccaggtgggcatggtggcatgcgcctgtggtcccagttacttgagacgctggggtgggagaatcacatgggaggttgaggctacactGCGTTCCAGCTTtggagacgctgtctcaaaaaagaaaaaaagaaaaggaaaatggagacATTTGTAAACTACGTATTTTTTCTAAATGACACTAATGAACTCATTGTATCCTAAAAtaactttaggaaaaaaattatattttcagaatAGTGAGAAAGGTGGCATTGATTTActttttagaaaatcttttcTGATGTCCAGCTTAATAGAAGGCAATTATCATATCTGTTAACACTTGCCTTTGTAATTAGTCTGTTGTGATGAGGTGTTTTAgttgaagtatatgaagaaaatccagcCGCACACAGATATGTAGTTGGAAAAGGTAGGAGGAATACTTTAATAGCCTTTTCAGGCAATTATGGGTATTTTTCTTTGGTATGTCACTAAAACTCAACAAGTGATGTTTACTTAAAGGTTATTGCAGTGTAGAATCTGAAATCATATTCGTGAACTTCTTTACTCTGCTAAATTAAAATCTCATTGATTGATCCAGCATTTTAAATGGATCTTTTACCCAAGCAGAATTTTTTAGCATCGTGAATTGGTCATTTGGGAAATTTTGGTTCGCTGAGATAAGGAAATCTTCCATATCACTTTTGTTAATATCTGATGAAATACCAATTTCGTCAGTATTGGGAATCTATCAAGTTCATGATGATGGATACAATTCTGATTTTTGCCTGAAAGCTCAAATTTTATTGACAACAAATACTGTTACCATAGTTACTTTCCTTGAAATGATAGCCttcctttattaatttttgagaaaatgtttgtcaaatattgtaaatacatagtttttctgtcatttcttctttttaaaaatgatggctAGTTCAGCTTGCAATTCAAAACACACAAGAGATTTCCCTCAAGACAGTTACCGTAATTGTATGCAGAAATGCTTTATGCAtagtttccatttaatttcatagAATATTGAAAAGATATATACTCAAGGCttgagatttaataaaattagtcatttttattgcttcattaaggacatttttaagtaaaactggctttttaattttttaaccgcAAGCACAAGATGGTGAAGAGAGGATCTAATGACGACCTATACATTTAGTGTCACTGACTCGATTTGCACTAAGGTACCGGCAGTTTTACCCACCATTGCTTTTGCAACATCAGTACAAATGTCATCATAGTGGAAAATGCAAATGGCTTAGTAGTATTATGAATATAGTTTTGCCCATGTGGATTCCCTGAAAGGCAGACCTCATGAGATCTGCAGACCACAGTTGGAGAGCTGCTGGCATATATAAATACAGTAAATTGACCCTTCAACAGTGCAGGGGTTAGGGGTGCCAACACTGCCCCCCCAGTCAGTTGAAAACCAAATTTTTGACTCCCcagaaacttaactactaatagcttactgttgaccagaagccttaaaCCTGATGACATAAACAGTTAATTGCCATGTCTTATATGTtgtgtgtattatatactgtactcttacaataaagtaagctagagataagaaaatgttattaaaatcataagaagaagctgggtgtggtggctcacacctgtaatcccagcactttgggaggctgaggcaggcggatcacttgaagtcaggagttcaagaccagcatggccaacatggcgaaaccccatctctactaaaaatataaaaattagctgggcatggtggcatgtgcctgtaatctcagctacctgggatgctgagtcatgaaaatctcttgaacccaggaggcagagtttatcgtgagccgacatcacgccactgcactccagcctgggcaacagagcgagactctctcaaaacaaaacaaaataaaacaaaacctgcTTTACAAaataaaggttattttaaaatgtataagagGTTgccattatttaaatttaaaaagaagaatgtaaGTGAAAAATAGCCACTGCAAAGGATATAAGACACTTTCTTTGATGATAATgcctataaaataaaatctgtgtctcccaggctggagtatagtggtgcgatctcagctcactgca belongs to Pongo pygmaeus isolate AG05252 chromosome 2, NHGRI_mPonPyg2-v2.0_pri, whole genome shotgun sequence and includes:
- the RPL15 gene encoding large ribosomal subunit protein eL15, with protein sequence MGAYKYIQELWRKKQSDVMRFLLRVRCWQYRQLSALHRAPRPTRPDKARRLGYKAKQGYVIYRIRVRRGGRKRPVPKGATYGKPVHHGVNQLKFARSLQSVAEERAGRHCGALRVLNSYWVGEDSTYKFFEVILIDPFHKAIRRNPDTQWITKPVHKHREMRGLTSAGRKSRGLGKGHKFHHTIGGSRRAAWRRRNTLQLHRYR